In Fragaria vesca subsp. vesca linkage group LG5, FraVesHawaii_1.0, whole genome shotgun sequence, the genomic stretch ACCCCGTGATCATAGTATTCCACGAAACCTCATCCCTCGCAGGCATCCTGTCGAAAAGCTGCCTAGCCTCAACTAACCTCTTCTGTTTCACAAATCCCCCCATCAAACAATTCCAAGACACTGCCTGCCAATCCGCTTTCGACTCAAACAACCTTCTAGCACTCTCTACCTTCCCATTCTGCACATAAGCCGCAAGCAACCCATTCCATGATATCTCATTCCTACACGGCATCATCTCGAAAACCTTCCTGGCCTCATCAACATAACCATTCTGGGCATACCCAGATAAAATAGCATTCCAAGAAACAACATCCCTTTCCTTCATACGTTCAAACAAAGCACGTGCCCCACCAAGATCCTTATTCCTCACAAACCCACTAAGCATCACATTCCAAGACACCAAGTCTCTCTCAGGCATTTTGTCAAACAGGTCCTTTGCATCATCAAACCTGCCATTTGCCAAGTACCCAGATATCATAGCGTTGTAAGAAACCGAGCTCCTCCGCGGCATTGCGTTAAACACACGAAGGGCCTCTCCGCATTGGCCATTGCGCATTTGGGTACTGATTTCCATATTGAATTTCACAACTTCTGGGTCTGAAGCATTTGATGATCTACCCTTCTTCGGCTTCTGGGTCTGTTTCTTCTTCCATGGGATTGGGTTTGGGTTACTGGGATTTCCAAAGCTGATGTTGATGGGTTGATGGGTTTTGGCTGATGAGCGTGAGCAGAAGCTGCGGTGCTGCAACTGTCTCAAACGGTAACTCCCGCGCATTGCTTTTGGGGTCTTCAAAGTTTCAAACTTTACTGATTGAAGTACCAAATAAGCAGATTGGTTCTTCAGGAATCTAACATGGGCCTCCCTCAAATAGTTAAAAACTAGGTGATGCCCGCGCGTTGCCGCGGTTTGCAATGCCGGATATTAACTACCGCAACTGCTTCTGTTTTGTTCAATATTGTTGTTGTTTGATATGCCGATAGAATGCAGCAATATCACATAGGTGATGGACAAACTGCACTGACTTGGACAGTGATAAAAACCTGAAAATATTGCGAGTACATGGTGAGTACATTGACTACCATGTCCATCTCAATATTGTGATTTTCAGCATTATAAGTGGAAATAACAGTTTGCNNNNNNNNNNNNNNNNNNNNNNNNNNNNNNNNNNNNNNNNNNNNNNNNNNNNNNNNNNNNNNNNNNNNNNNNNNNNNNNNNNNNNNNNNNNNNNNNNNNNNNNNNNNNNNNNNNNNNNNNNNNNNNNNNNNNNNNNNNNNNNNNNNNNNNNNNNNNNNNNNNNNNNNNNNNNNNNNNNNNNNNNNNNNNNNNNNNNNNNNNNNNNNNNNNNNNNNNNNNNNNNNNNNNNNNNNNNNNNNNNNNNNNNNNNNNNNNNNNNNNNNNNNNNNNNNNNNNNNNNNNNNNNNNNNNNNNNNNNNNNNNNNNNNNNNNNNNNNNNNNNNNNNNNNNNNNNNNNNNNNNNNNNNNNNNNNNNNNNNNNNNNNNNNNNNNNNNNNNNNNNNNNNNNNNNNNNNNNNNNNNNNNNNNNNNNNNNNNNNNNNNNNNNNNNNNNNNNNNNNNNNNNNNNNNNNNNNNNNNNNNNNNNNNNNNNNNNNNNNNNNNNNNNNNNNNNNNNNNNNNNNNNNNNNNNNNNNNNNNNNNNNNNNNNNNNNNNNNNNNNNNNNNNNNNNNNNNNNNNNNNNNNNNNNNNNNNNNNNNNNNNNNNNNNNNNNNNNNNNNNNNNNNNNNNNNNNNNNNNNNNNNNNNNNNNNNNNNNNNNNNNNNNNNNNNNNNNNNNNNNNNNNNNNNNNNNNNNNNNNNNNNNNNNNNNNNNNNNNNNNNNNNNNNNNNNNNNNNNNNNNNNNNNNNNNNNNNNNNNNNNNNNNNNNNNNNNNNNNNNNNNNNNNNNNNNNNNNNNNNNNNNNNNNNNNNNNNNNNNNNNNNNNNNNNNNNNNNNNNNNNNNNNNNNNNNNNNNNNNNNNNNNNNNNNNNNNNNNNNNNNNNNNNNNNNNNNNNNNNNNNNNNNNNNNNNNNNNNNNNNNNNNNNNNNNNNNNNNNNNNNNNNNNNNNNNNNNNNNNNNNNNNNNNNNNNNNNNNNNNNNNNNNNNNNNNGAACAACCATACAAAATGAAGACAATCAAAATTCTTGTACTCAGTTGTAAATGCTGAACATCCTCTGCTTTTCACAAACATTTGATCCTGCAAATGCTGAAGAACCTTTGCATTTTGCAAACATTCGACCTTGACTGCTTGCAAGTTCATGCACAATAATATTGTCAAGGATATCCATATTCAATCTAATTATCTAGTCTAGAACCCTACTAAAAAACCCAAATTGATACACCATACAACCGCATGAAATGACTTTGACAATAGATAAGATGACGACAGTTATGTTTTTTAGATTATCTCAATATGTTCCAAATGCAATCTTTCAAAAAAGAACAGTATAATCTTCCTATCATGAATACTGAACTTAATCTTTCTACTATGGATACTTAACTCCGGACTGATGCAGTCAATTTCGAGGTCTATAACGTAACTATGTGTCTTCTCCTAATTCATATGCACCTACCCAGTACCAAAAATAAAAACAATTGCCAAAATTTCCAAACATGAAAAACGAAATCAAGTGAAATTTGAAATGATTCATAGTTTCAAAACAGTACCTCAAAATACAGATGACTCACTATCGATCAAAGCGAACCAAATGCAAATCTTCCCCTTTTCCTCTTCACCACAGTNNNNNNNNNNNNNNNNNNNNNNNNNNNNNNNNNNNNNNNNNNNNNNNNNNNNNNNNNNNNNNNNNNNNNNNNNNNNNNNNNNNNNNNNNNNNNNNNNNNNNNNNNNNNNNNNNNNNNNNNNNNNNNNNNNNNNNNNNNNNNNNNNNNNNNNNNNNNNNNNNNNNNNNNNNNNNNNNNNNNNNNNNNNNNNNNNNNNNNNNNNNNNNNNNNNNNNNNNNNNNNNNNNNNNNNNNNNNNNNNNNNNNNNNNNNNNNNNNNNNNNNNNNNNNNNNNNNNNNNNNNNNNNNNNNNNNNNNNNNNNNNNNNNNNNNNNNNNNNNNNNNNNNNNNNNNNNNNNNCCAATTCTTCCTATAACACCCCATGAATTAGAGGGATTCAATAAAGCCAAACAGTTGGGGCTTGGTAACACACATGATATACAAAAAGGTTATGAAACTGAAAATTGGGCCGTTAGCCTAAGAAGATAAGAAGATTATAAATCCGTGGTCCTCCTTAGCGAAATGTTCAACCATATGTGGTTCTACACATAGTCTAAGTTGCTCATATACACAACTATTTTGCAACAAACAGACAATAATGAGGTCTGTTTTTTTTAGTTATGGCTAATCCAAACTCATTATTATGATTAGTGAGAGATCAAGAATAACACCAGGCAAAGCTCATCAAAAGCAAATGCCCCTGCCCTCTTGTCCTCTTCACCACAATTTCAATAACTGATACAGTATAACTATCATATGAAAAATAATAACAACATGAAAACCCATAATGAAAGAAGATCACCATATGAATCCATAATAATAATAATAATAATAAATAAATAAACCACAGCAAAGCTCAAGATCAATACTTAACTCTTATATCACACATGAAGACTGAAGCCTCCTTCACTTGGCTCACCATGGCTTGAAAGAAAATTAAAGTACATGGAGATAACGTTGTCATTAAGGTCCTTCAACATTGATAACCTCACCTTTGGTCAATGTTGGTTGTTTGCACAGAACCAATAAGCCAAGTAAGAACTACACCATCAGTAATGGGACTAATAAGCACATTAGCCTGTCAAGCAAGAATTTGAAAAATTAGGCTGTTTAGAAAGTAAAATAAATGTACTCATGCATAATTTTCATTAGACTGAAATCATAGCATTCATTCGAAAACCCACTACCCAGATTCGTACCCTTCCTCCCCAAATCAAAACCCAATAAATCTCTCATATTACCTTCTACGATTTCCTGCAGAAGAGCAACCCAAACCCTTCACTCTCCATTTGCAAGTCCAACAGACAATCATGATCTGTCATGTACATTCCTGAAAACAAAAACAAAGGCAAAAAGGGCAAACCAAGCACAAACGGTATCTAAGTTATCAATTGAGAACCAAACTGAAAAACCAATTACCCAAATCCATGTTCTTCCAGCTTGCCCCGGGTTTGATCTGAACATGAGGGAGAGAAGCTTGGGCACCCTTTTGTTCAACGACAGCAATAGCATCGTGCGCAAGAGATGGAGAGAGCGAGATGGAGAATGGGATTAACCTCAAGATGAGACACAGAGCAGCTATGTGGAATAAAAAGATCGCACCACGTGGAAACAACATGCAGCATCCCAACATGTGGAAGGTGATGGCAGTTGTGTAATTAATGGAAAACCGGAAGCAAAAACGACTTAACCCAAACTGGGGCAGAAACACAATTAACCCAAACTTAGGGTAAAAACATAATTCATTAAAGATATGAACAGTTGTATTCCCTTCCTGCTATAGTATATAGAATGAAGTACCAACTACCAAGTAACAGAGTGTTGAGTTAAATAGTTAATAATTGACCTACAACCATCATTATTTTTTTACATTGATTCTTTGGGGGGTGAGCTAATTTGTAAGAATTTTTGACATTCTTTGGACTTTGGAGTGAGACTAACTGATCTGCGAGAGCTTGGTGTTTGGGGTAGTCAGCATAAGAGAAGTGGGGGGAAGTATGATGCCAGGGATTGGAAATTTCAATATTTGATTTGTGTGCATAATTCAGTTCTTAAAAGTCATAGTCTGTCAACTACTTCATGGATTTTTAAAACTTGTGAGTGTCTATCATCTGGAGGCAAACCATGCTTTTCAGAATGTGGTCATATAAAAATGAAGCTGACTATCTGGAGAGTACGATCATCATCTTGCAGATAATTTTCTTTAAAATGCAGTTTGCCAATTTTGACTAGGAAAACTATGGGAAGCATACTGTAGAATGGTAGCTATCTTAGTGAAGATGGTGTTTCTTGGCCTTGGAAGTATTTTCATGAGGCAACTCTAAAAAGCATCATTCTTCATATTTTTAAGGAAAATTCAAGAATCCGCCACTTACAATTGATAAAATAATTTGGAATTCATGTTCAAAATCAATTGACAATACATAGAGTGGCTCAAACCCCCATAAACACACAAATAACGTCTCATTTTTCCCACACAGGATGTATATATTCTCATTTCTCAACAACAATCTCAGTTGAGTAGTGCTGGTCTAAGCCTAAACAATCAACAAGGATAGTTTCATATCTGGCTACCTACTATGTTTATTACAATGTGACAAACTCATAACTGGCCAGCATTATATTTAATCTGTTCCAAAATGGCAGCTTACTACACCAATTTGGAACACTCAACAAACCCCACTACATACTTGTAGATTCCTCTCTAGCACTTGCCCCTTGTGATTCTATCCCTACCGAATTGATTATCGATATATACCAGTTTGTAAATGTGATGATTACTTGATCATTTTCTGTTTCTCTACCCTTGATTGACATTTCAACTGGAGCTAGAGAGTTGTGTTGGTTAGCACACCGCCCTTTAGTTGGTGAGGAAGTGAGCAAGAAATGAATTTATATACAAGACTAAAATTGATTTCTTCCTTTCTTCTTCTCCACTTTCTCTGCCACATGTTTGAGTTGGTATAATACGCAGGTCACAATCATTGAACTAACGAATTTGTGCTGCTCCTGGTAAGCAAAAGATACTGGTTTAGTCCAAGCTTGTCCTGAATAAAACTCACACTCTACCAACCCACTAATAGCTTTGGGACCTCATGCAGATGCAGTTCTAGTCTGCAGAATCAAACAAAGAAGGAAATGACAATAGGTTGCATATGTATAACATGACAAATCTGATTGTTCAACTCTAAAAGCTGTGTAATTAGAAGGTTATTGGTCAGTCCTTTTCTTTATGAAGTCTAGGATTTAAAATCAGAAGCTGCGTAGCTGCCAAGGTTTCAAACAAATTTCACCCTTTAGAAAGCTCATTTTGACATGTTCGGTGTCGGCTATCCGTCCTCACCAACCCTCCAACGTCAGAACAATCTGTATTTACATATATTAACAGATGAGATAACTTTTTATATTTATATACAAACAAGTGTTAACTAGGATTTCAGCGTGTATATAAAGAGAGCTTTGCATGAAAGTTTAGTAAAACTCATTTGGGGTATGCAATATATACTTCTAAGGCTTCTACTGAGGTATAGTAATGAAGGCTTTCTGCCAGTTAGTACTATTGGTAACTCTATTGATCATATCTGGGGTTCTACCATCTTGTGTTTCGCAAACAACGCGGCGCTTTGAATTTAATGTAAGCTAGCTAGCCAGAGTGTATGTTGGACTTTGTTTCTTACATTGCATGTATGATCATTCAAAGACATCAGGGAACTGAGAACTTGAAATTTGGTTGTTTTGTTGCTTTTTCAGGTTGAGTGGAAAAATGTGACCCGTTTGTGTCACAAAAAGCCACTTCTAACTGTTAATGGAGAGTATCCAGGTCCAACGATTGCTGTTCATGAAGGTGATAATGTCGAAATTAAGGTGACTAATCGCATTGCGCAGAACACTACCATTCATTGGTGAGTTTAATTCAGATGCTTTGTATTTGCTCTGAAGACTGATCAGACATGGTATTATTCTGACTCAAATTTTTTGGTCATGACAGGCATGGTATAAGGCAAATTAGAACAGGATGGGCAGACGGTCCAGCTTACATTACGCAATGTCCAATCAGAGAAGGGAAGACCTACACATACAAGTTCACTGTAATTGATCAGAGAGGCACCCTTTGGTGGCATGCTCATCATTCGTGGCAACGAGCTTCAGTTTATGGAGCCTTTATCATCCACCCTCGCACGCCGTATCCATTTTCAGTTCCAATTCAAGATGAATTCCCCATCATCTTTGGTAATAATTTGATAACAGTTTAGCTGATGGTAGCACCTGTTCTAGTCTTTGTTAGTTTTATAGTGTTCTTTTCGGACAACATACTTTAGATTTTACTTCATGTACAGTTTAGGTGTTAGCTTGATATACATTGTTAGCCTATGTTTGGACAACTTCATATTCGCAATATTAGTATGCAAGTTTTATCTTGACATCTGTGTTCTATGTTTGGCTGCAGGTGAATGGTGGAATGGAGATATAGATTCAGTGGAAAGTGAAATGATGAAGTATGGAGGCGGCCCTGCCATTTCAAATGCCTATACCATAAACGGTTTACCTGGACCATTCTATAATTGCTCAAACAAAGGTACATGTCCAAGAGTTTTCATCACACAAGAGGCTAAAATCTTACCATAACTGACTGATTTGTAGCCAAGATGCAGAGAATTCGACACAGCGATTTACATTGTCAATGTTGTCATAATGTGCAGATACATTGATCAAAACTGTGGAACATGGCAAAACATACATGCTTAGAATCATCAATGCAGCACTGAATGATGAGCTTTTCTTTGCTGTTGCTAATCACACATTGACGGTTGTGGAGATTGATGCAGTGTACACAAAACCATTCAAAACCAAAGCCATCATGATAGCTCCTGGCCAAACCACCAATGTTCTTCTCACTGCTAATCAAGTGCCTGATTCCTCAGGCATGTTCTTAATGGTTGCCTGGACTTACCTCACATCTGTTTTTCCTTTCAATAATTCCACCACAGCGGGTTTCTTGCAGTACAAGAACCTGATGAGTACTGAACACACGAGTCAGCACCCGAATAAGGTCACTACTTTTGATCCTGTCATGTACAACTTTCCTCAGATGGAAGACACCAAATATTACACTAAATTTTCTGACAACCTGAGAAGCCTTCACTCCCCTCGGTATCCATGTAATGTGCCGAAAACTATCCACAAACGGATAGTAGCAGTTATAAGCCTTAACCTTCAAGATTGTCCTGCTAACAAAACCTGCAAGGGCTACGCCAACAAGAGGTTCTTTGCTTCAATGAACAACCAGTCATTTGTTCGTCCCGCCTTGTCAATATTGGAATCTCATTACAAGAAGCTCAAAACAAGCCAATACTCCACCGATTTCCCAGAGAAGCCTCGAAAGCCATTTGACTATACCGGGGTGGATCCACTCACAGAAAACATGAACACAGAATTTGGTACCAAGATCATGCAAGTCCCCTATGGAACAAACTTGGAAATTGTGCTGCAAGGCACAAGCTTCCTTAATGTGGAGAACCACCCCATTCATGTACATGGACACAACTTCTTCATAGTTGGTAAGGGGTTTGGGAACTTTGATGTCTCCAAGGATCCAGCAAAGTACAACCTTGTTGATCCTCCTGAGAGAAACACAGTAGCAGTACCAAGTGGAGGATGGGCCGCGATTCGGATCAAGGCTGATAATCCAGGAGTGTGGTTCATACATTGTCATCTTGAAGAACACACTTCCTGGGGTCTTGCCTCAGGCTTCATAGTTCAAAATGGTCATGGACCATCTGAATCCTTGCTTCCTCCTCCCAAGGATCTTCCCTCATGTTGATCAAGACATCAAGTACTATCAGTGTTGCTTCAACAAAATTTTGTTACACCAAGATTTAGGCTTATATCTGTATAATCACTCGGTTTGAACTCAAATATAGTTGAATTTAAACTTCTTCAACCTATCTAGATGATGATCAACCAGTTCATATATAGGAATGATGTCTTACTCATTGATTATGCAGTTGATCAAAATAAGCTATAGAGAATGCCTTTTAGAATAGGAATAACAACAAAAAGGGGTGATGCGATCATAATTATACACACATTAATAGTCATAATAAAATTGATCAAAGAAGACATTAAACAAGTTACAATGGAACAAAAAGCTAAAAGAGAAAGGGAAAGCTTTTCAGAATAAAAGAGAGAAGCACTTGAGTACCATATTTGGTGACTAACAATAACATAACAGGAGGTAGATGGAGATAATAATTTGGAAATTACCAAGTCTCTCTGATCTGGTAAATGCTATCTTCATTATTGCAAAGAAGATAGAGAAACAACCTGGAAATAAGCCAGAATGAAAGGTCATCAAAGATAGACAAGGACATTTGGCTTGAAAAGTTGCTAATGTGAGAAGTCTTTTGTACACTTTCTGCAAAGGAACACCAGCAACCATATATATTCTTCTTTGTTGCATACAAAAAAAAAAAAAAAAAAGNNNNNNNNNNNNNNNNNNNNTGCCTTGAGCACTCTAAGTCAATTGCATTGCACTAAACTACTGCCTGTTAAGAATAGAAACTACTATTTATGCCAGGGTTTTAGGTTCTTCTCACTTCTGAGGCATGGAAAACAGCTGAGGATCTTTCCGATGTTCTCAATTTTGACAATGTATTAATAAACAAAATGGTTTGTGGGAACCCAGTTGGATTAGTTATGGGGGAAGGAATAGAACAAACAGATGCACACATATGCATAATTACTTACCAAACCAATGAATATTTTACATTGCTCACAAGCATGGAGCTGCACTATGCTACAAGGCTATGACTTATTCTAACATGTTTGATTTGTTGAACCCCCAACCGACATGGTCACTAGACTTCTCTAATGCTTCTATAGTTCTATTATCAAATTCATCTATAATTTGATGAAAACAAAATGTGGGTTCCCAAAACCATATTGTTTAGCATTTCCACAGTAGCATACACCCCAACTTCATATACGTATTCTATATCTGCGAACAAGGACTTCTAGCATACATTAGAAATATATTACGTTTAAGATACACTCATATATAAACCAGTTATGAGACTTTATTCAATCTCATAAGAATATTTACGATGTTAATTTTCAAGAGAACATCTAACAATGAATCTTTCGTAACAAGAAAATTTATGTCACTGAACTAAATAATCATAAAATGTGTTGATTGTGAATATTAATGATCATCAGTTCTTCACAATGTTCGTCCACATTTTATTACAGAATACAGAACGCACATATTTACAGCAACACTTAAAGTTGGATCTAGCAAACAGCCAAACCAGTCCCAACCCTACCATCCTTTTATCTCACTTTCATTTGCTCCAACACTCCCCACACCTCCCCACCATCACTTTTGCTTCAGCCATCATCCTTTCACACTCTCACTCACCCCCCTCTTCCCCTCACACACATTGCAGAAAACCCAAAATCCAAACTCAACAAACCCACAATGTCCCCAAACCCACCTCCCCTCTTCCCCTTCCTTTGCCTCCTCTTCACTCTCTTACCCTCCTCACTGGCACTAACCAATCCGGACCCGGCTGCAGTGCAGCCATTCCTTCCTAAATCTTCTCCCCCAGCTACAATCCCTGCATTCCCAGAGCAATCCGACATAGCCGGCTGCCCACTCCAGCTCCCTGATGAGCTCTTCCACGGCGTAAAGGCCGCCTGCTCAGCCA encodes the following:
- the LOC101295632 gene encoding laccase-1-like encodes the protein MKAFCQLVLLVTLLIISGVLPSCVSQTTRRFEFNVEWKNVTRLCHKKPLLTVNGEYPGPTIAVHEGDNVEIKVTNRIAQNTTIHWHGIRQIRTGWADGPAYITQCPIREGKTYTYKFTVIDQRGTLWWHAHHSWQRASVYGAFIIHPRTPYPFSVPIQDEFPIIFGEWWNGDIDSVESEMMKYGGGPAISNAYTINGLPGPFYNCSNKDTLIKTVEHGKTYMLRIINAALNDELFFAVANHTLTVVEIDAVYTKPFKTKAIMIAPGQTTNVLLTANQVPDSSGMFLMVAWTYLTSVFPFNNSTTAGFLQYKNLMSTEHTSQHPNKVTTFDPVMYNFPQMEDTKYYTKFSDNLRSLHSPRYPCNVPKTIHKRIVAVISLNLQDCPANKTCKGYANKRFFASMNNQSFVRPALSILESHYKKLKTSQYSTDFPEKPRKPFDYTGVDPLTENMNTEFGTKIMQVPYGTNLEIVLQGTSFLNVENHPIHVHGHNFFIVGKGFGNFDVSKDPAKYNLVDPPERNTVAVPSGGWAAIRIKADNPGVWFIHCHLEEHTSWGLASGFIVQNGHGPSESLLPPPKDLPSC